In Phocoena sinus isolate mPhoSin1 chromosome X, mPhoSin1.pri, whole genome shotgun sequence, a genomic segment contains:
- the LOC116747059 gene encoding ferritin light chain-like, with amino-acid sequence MSAQSKQSSSAEAEAAVSRLINLNLQASSAYLSLSYYFEGDKVALEGVGSFFRELAEEKHEGSQLLLKMQQQWGSRAPVQDGQKLSPDEWSTIVEAVEAAMALEKSLHQAFLDLHALGSASADAQLCKFLESHFLEVEMKILKKMGDHLTNLRMLAGPQAGPLAEQGISSKGSPPQPPLPPGGNALTTL; translated from the coding sequence ATGAGCGCCCAGAGCAAGCAGAGTTCCTCCGCCGAGGCAGAGGCTGCCGTCAGCCGCCTGATCAACCTAAACTTGCAGGCCTCGTCCGCCTACCTCTCCCTGAGCTATTACTTCGAAGGCGACAAGGTGGCTCTGGAGGGCGTGGGCAGCTTCTTCCGGGAGCTGGCTGAGGAGAAGCACGAGGGCTCCCAGCTCCTCTTGAAGATGCAGCAGCAGTGGGGCAgccgcgccccggtccaggacgGGCAGAAGCTGTCGCCGGACGAGTGGAGCACCATAGTGGAAGCCGTGGAGGCTGCCATGGCCCTGGAGAAGAGCCTGCACCAGGCCTTCTTGGATCTGCATGCCCTGGGTTCTGCAAGCGCGGACGCCCAGCTCTGCAAGTTCCTGGAGAGCCACTTCCTGGAGGTGGAGATGAAGATCCTCAAGAAGATGGGCGACCACCTGACCAACCTGCGCATGCTGGCCGGGCCCCAGGCCGGGCCCCTGGCTGAGCAGGGCATCTCTTCGAAAGGCTCTCCGCCCCAGCCTCCTCTTCCACCAGGAGGCAACGCTTTAACCACCCTGTAA